From Camelina sativa cultivar DH55 chromosome 7, Cs, whole genome shotgun sequence, one genomic window encodes:
- the LOC109125413 gene encoding LOW QUALITY PROTEIN: putative defensin-like protein 63 (The sequence of the model RefSeq protein was modified relative to this genomic sequence to represent the inferred CDS: substituted 1 base at 1 genomic stop codon) produces MDISKTYVTIFFVGILTVSFLNXSILANPAIEQEGNCIGPCDASYGNRKCDDECTSKQYAYGQCDYQIKGQDNPQCCCYTTQKRNSYSF; encoded by the exons atggatatttcaaaaacatatgTGACTATTTTCTTTGTAGGAATATTGACAGTTTCGTTTTTAAACTAAAGCATTTTGGCCAATCCAG CAATCGAGCAAGAGGGAAATTGCATTGGGCCATGTGATGCATCCTACGGTAATAGAAAATGCGACGATGAATGTACAAGTAAACAATATGCATATGGACAATGTGATTATCAAATAAAAGGTCAAGACAACCCACAATGTTGTTGCTACACAACACAGAAAAGGAACTCATACTCCTTTTAG
- the LOC104704451 gene encoding phospholipid-transporting ATPase 3: MVRSGSFHVDSSSASHRRTPSRTVTLGHIQPQAPSYRTVYCNDRESNQPVRFKGNSISTTKYNVFTFLPKGLFEQFRRIANIYFLGISCLSMTPISPVSPITNVAPLSMVLLVSLIKEAFEDWKRFQNDMSINNSTVEILQDQQWISIPWRKLQVGDIVKIKKDGFFPADILFLSSTNADGICYVETANLDGETNLKIRKALERTWDYLVPEKAYEFKGEIQCEQPNNSLYTFTGNLVAQKQTLPLSPDQLLLRGCSLRNTEYIVGAVVFTGHETKVMMNAMNAPSKRSTLEKKLDKLIITIFCVLVTMCLIGAIGCSIVTDREDKYLGLHKSDWEYRNGLMIGFFTFFTLVTLFSSIIPISLYVSIEMIKFIQSTQFINRDLNMYHAETNTPASARTSNLNEELGQVEYIFSDKTGTLTRNLMEFFKCSIGGISYGCGVTEIERGIAQRHGLKVQEEQRSTGAIREKGFNFDDPRLMRGAWRNEPNPDLCKELFRCLAICHTVLPEGDESPEKIVYQAASPDEAALVTAAKNFGFFFYRRTPTMVHVRESHVEKMGKIQDVAYEILNVLEFNSTRKRQSVVCRFPDGRLVLYCKGADNVIFERLGNGTDDIRKVTREHLEQFGSSGLRTLCLAYKDLNPETYDSWNEKFIQAKSALRDREKKLDEVAELIEKDLTLIGSTAIEDKLQEGVPTCIETLSRAGIKIWVLTGDKMETAINIAYACNLINNEMKQFVISSETDAIREAEERGDQVEIARVIKEEVKKELKKSLEEAQHSLNTVAGPKLSLVIDGKCLMYALDPSLRVMLLSLSLNCTSVVCCRVSPLQKAQVTSLVRKGAQKITLSIGDGANDVSMIQAAHVGIGISGMEGMQAVMASDFAIAQFRFLTDLLLVHGRWSYLRICKVVMYFFYKNLTFTLTQFWFTFRTGFSGQRFYDDWFQSLFNVVFTALPVIVLGLFEKDVSASLSKRYPELRASMRSRPKVPKK, from the exons ATGGTTCGATCGGGTAGTTTTCACGTCGATTCGTCTTCGGCGAGTCATCGACGGACACCGTCTAGGACGGTGACGTTGGGTCATATTCAGCCTCAGGCTCCGAGTTATCGTACCGTTTATTGTAATGATCGGGAGTCTAATCAACCCGTCCGGTTCAAG GGTAATTCGATTTCTACAACAAAGTACAATGTTTTCACTTTTCTGCCAAAGGGTCTGTTTGAACAG TTTAGGCGCATAGCAAACATATACTTTCTTGGAATTTCGTGTCTATCAATGACACCAATAAG CCCTGTGAGTCCAATAACAAATGTAGCTCCACTGTCAATGGTGCTTCTTGTTTCTCTAATTAAAGAGGCTTTCGAAGACTGG aaaaggtttcaaaatGATATGTCCATAAATAATAGCACAGTGGAGATCTTACAAGATCAACAGTGGATATCTATTCCTTGGAGAAAGTTACAAGTTGGAGATATTGTCAAG ATAAAAAAGGATGGATTTTTCCCAGCAGATATTCTTTTCCTATCCAGCACTAATGCTGATGGTATCTGCTACGTTGAG ACTGCAAACCTAGATggagaaacaaatttaaaaataagaaaggcCCTTGAAAGGACATGGGATTACTTAGTACCGGAGAAAGCTTATGAGTTTAAAG GTGAAATTCAGTGTGAGCAACCAAACAATTCTCTGTACACTTTCACTGGGAACCTTGTAGCCCAAAAGCAAACGTTACCTCTCTCTCCGGACCAGCTTTTATTGCGT GGATGCAGTCTTAGGAACACAGAATACATAGTTGGAGCTGTAGTTTTTACTGGTCATGAGACAAAG GTGATGATGAATGCCATGAATGCTCCTTCCAAACGAAGTACATTGGAAAAGAAGCTTGACAAACTCATTATCACAATCTTTTGTGTCCTTGTCACAATGTGTCTGATTGGAGCTATAGGCTG TTCAATTGTGACGGATCGTGAGGACAAATACTTGGGTCTTCATAAGTCAGATTGGGAATACCGTAATGGACTCATG ATAGGGTTTTTCACCTTTTTCACGCTAGTCACTCTGTTCTCATCAATTATACCAATCTCCCTTTATGTTTCTATTGAG ATGATCAAGTTTATCCAGTCGACCCAGTTTATCAACCGAGATCTTAATATGTATCATGCTGAAACAAATACCCCCGCCTCGGCCAGGACTTCCAATTTGAACGAGGAGCTTGGACAG GTGGAGTACATATTTTCTGATAAAACCGGAACGCTGACGAGAAATTTGATGGAGTTCTTCAAATGTTCAATTGGAGGTATAAGTTATGGATGTGGTGTCACTGAAATAGAAAGAGGAATCGCTCAGCGTCATGGCTTAAAAGTTCAAGAG GAACAAAGGTCGACTGGTGCAATAAGAGAAAAAGGATTTAATTTTGATGATCCAAGGCTTATGCGGGGAGCTTGGAGAAACGAACCTAATCCTGATCTTTGCAAG GAACTTTTTAGATGCCTGGCTATCTGTCACACTGTGCTTCCTGAAGGTGATGAGTCCCCTGAGAAGATTGTTTATCAAGCTGCATCTCCAGATGAAGCTGCCTTAGTTACTGCTGCCAAGAATTTTGGATTCTTCTTTTATAG GCGTACTCCAACTATGGTGCATGTTCGTGAGTCTCATGTGGAGAAGATGGGAAAGATTCAAGATGTGGCCTATGAGATCCTTAATGTTCTCGAGTTCAACAG TACTAGGAAGCGCCAGTCTGTTGTATGTCGTTTCCCAGATGGAAGGCTTGTACTCTACTGTAAG GGCGCTGATAATGTAATATTTGAGAGATTGGGTAATGGTACGGACGATATTAGGAAAGTAACAAGAGAACATTTGGAACAATTTGGGTCTTCTGGATTGCGTACCCTTTGCCTAGCCTATAAAGACTTAAACCCTGAAACCTATGATAGTTGGAATGAAAAGTTTATCCAGGCCAAATCTGCATTACGAGACCGTGAGAAGAAGTTAGATGAG GTGGCAGAACTTATTGAGAAGGATCTTACCCTCATCGGATCAACTGCAATAGAAGACAAACTTCAGGAAGGGGTGCCTACCTGCATAGAAACCTTATCAAGAGCTGGAATTAAGATCTGGGTGTTAACAGGAGACAAAATGGAAACGGCTATTAATATTGCATATG CATGCAACTTGATCAACaatgaaatgaaacaatttGTCATTAGTTCTGAAACGGATGCAATTAGGGAAGCTGAAGAAAGG GGTGATCAAGTTGAGATTGCTCGtgttatcaaagaagaagtaaagaagGAGCTGAAAAAGAGTCTTGAAGAAGCTCAACACTCTCTGAATACCGTAGCTGGACCAAAATTGTCTCTCGTTATTGATGGAAAGTGTTTAATGTATGCATTAGACCCAAGTTTACGCGTGATGCTGCTCAGCTTGAGCTTGAACTGTACTTCAGTTGTATGCTGTCGTGTTTCTCCGTTACAGAAAGCACAG GTCACAAGCTTGGTGAGGAAAGGGGCGCAAAAGATTACACTTAGTATTGGTGATGGGGCCAATGATGTTAGCATGATTCAAGCCGCTCATGTTGGTATAGGAATAAGTGGGATGGAGGGAATGCAAGCTGTGATGGCTAGTGATTTTGCCATTGCTCAGTTTAGATTTCTTACAGATTTGCTTCTTGTCCATGGACGGTGGTCATATCTTCGAATCTGCAAG GTTGTCATGTATTTTTTCTACAAGAATCTTACCTTCACTTTGACTCAGTTTTGGTTCACATTTCGAACTGGATTTTCTGGGCAAAGGTTCTATGATGATTGGTTCCAGTCATTGTTTAATGTTGTATTTACAGCTCTTCCTGTCATTGTCCTTGGGCTGTTTGAGAAG GATGTGAGTGCATCCCTTTCGAAAAGATATCCAGAACT GAGAGCCAGTATGAGGTCACGGCCTAAGGTACCGAAGAAGTag
- the LOC104704449 gene encoding serine/threonine-protein phosphatase PP2A-1 catalytic subunit, which translates to MPSNGDLDRQIEQLMECKPLGEADVRILCDQAKAILVEEWNVQPVKCPVTVCGDIHGQFYDLIELFRIGGNAPDTNYLFMGDYVDRGYYSVETVSLLVALKVRYRDRLTILRGNHESRQITQVYGFYDECLRKYGNANVWKYFTDLFDYLPLTALIESQVFCLHGGLSPSLDTLDNIRSLDRIQEVPHEGPMCDLLWSDPDDRCGWGISPRGAGYTFGQDIATQFNHNNGLSLISRAHQLVMEGYNWCQEKNVVTVFSAPNYCYRCGNMAAILEIGENMEQNFLQFDPAPRQVEPDTTRKTPDYFL; encoded by the exons ATGCCGTCAAACGGGGATCTCGACCGTCAGATCGAACAGCTCATGGAGTGTAAGCCGTTGGGTGAAGCAGACGTGAGGATCCTCTGCGATCAAGCCAAAGCGATTCTCGTTGAGGAATGGAATGTTCAACCGGTTAAGTGTCCGGTTACGGTTTGCGGCGATATTCATGGCCAGTTTTATGACCTAATTGAGCTTTTCCGTATTGGTGGTAATGCTCCAGATACTAATTACCTCTTCATGGGAGATTATGTTG ATCGTGGCTACTATTCAGTAGAAACGGTGTCTCTATTGGTGGCATTGAAGGTGCGTTATAGGGATAGACTCACGATCCTGCGAGGGAATCATGAGAGTCGTCAGATTACACAAGT CTATGGGTTTTATGATGAATGCCTGAGGAAATACGGAAATGCAAATGTGTGGAAGTATTTCACGGACCTTTTTGATTATCTCCCACTTACAGCACTTATAGAGAGTCAG GTTTTCTGTTTGCATGGTGGCCTGTCACCATCTCTGGATACCCTTGACAATATCCGAAGCTTGGATCGAATACAAGAG GTTCCACATGAGGGACCGATGTGCGATTTACTGTGGTCTGATCCAGACGATCGCTGTGGATGGGGAATATCTCCTCGTGGTGCTGGTTACACATTTGGACAGGACATTGCAACTCAGTTTAATCACAACAATGGACTGAGTCTGATATCAAGAGCGCATCAACTTGTAATGGAAGGCTATAATTGGTGTCAG GAAAAGAACGTAGTGACGGTGTTTAGTGCACCGAA CTACTGTTACAGATGTGGCAACATGGCAGCAATTCTTGAGATTGGAGAGAACATGGAACAGAATTTCCTTCAGTTCGATCCAGCACCTAGACAGGTCGAACCTGATACCACGCGCAAGACCCCTgattattttttgtga